The Ipomoea triloba cultivar NCNSP0323 chromosome 13, ASM357664v1 genomic interval GCAAGTCTTAAGTGATATTTCTCATCTATTAAATCAATAATGTCATGGGGGCAAATAAGTAAGAGCTCATTTTGagattttaattttgtacaattatatcttattattacatattcaaTAAGTTACCGTTGATGTGACACTGACTAAGCTAACAGTTGGTGTTCAGATAGTTACatgaattttaattatacatttttttaaaatttaattttgtatgcagtataaattttttaaataaattataattttttttttaaaaaaaaatctacctTCTAGTCATAGCTATCTAATACAATCATGACTATCTAAATTTGGACATCTGTTGAGGTGTAAGTCAAGAATTAAATATAGTGCtatattaaaatacattattcaaaattgtttcttaaaaaaaaaaaaacaaaagagttagagtgttaatattatatttgataaaataaatcccctaaaatcattaaagaaagagaaattatattactaGTTAAGAATTATAAGTGTAAAAAATATTGCTAATAAACCAAGAGTGATTGGTATTATTCTACTAATTCTTTAGAGCAATAATAAGTCAAGTGGAGGCAGCAGCCAAaattccattttatttatttatttatttatgggtATATACAGCCAGCCAATAGTATCCAATGGTCAAACATGATGtgcactttcttttttttttcttttttttttttttgacaaaacatGATGTGCACTTAATAGTGCATGGAAATTAAGGTGAAGATCTGagactcttattattattattattattattattattttgacaaAAAGGTAGCTTCGCTCACCCAGGCGCTCTCATATCCCAATCTGACAATTTGTGAAGGGGTAAATATCAATTGAGAGTTCAAGTGtttctcaaattttattttttaaaaagaaaaattcataattattatttaaagatttGCACTGAAAAATTacacttatataataataataataattcttaaatCACACAAAACATGCTCAACTGATAAAATATTAACCGGAcaacaatcaaactcataataatCCGTTACTCTTTTGAggcattaaaaattatttttgcgGCTAAGTGTGGTGCGCCGTGCAAtattagtttattatatatCTTCTTGCTTAATCATATTGGCTGGTGGGCTAATATGCTATGACAAAACATCACCATccattatacatatataaacaaataaacaataaaacaaataaataaaaatatcctcgcgtcatttttttaatacagtaaaaaaaaaccggcaacataaataaattacatGAATGTAGACTAAGTTTTCCATACAATCATTTATCTAATTACTGTGTGTTTTTCCAAAAAACACAGTTCTCAACTCTAGAGTTTAATTTGTGTCacaatttcttattaaatttaataacatgtaaataaatttaaaaaaataacatacatataaaaaaaaatcttagtgTATTTTAGCAAATAAAtagtttatttcttgattaaataactaactaataacaaaatattttttcatttcttgtgCATGTGTAGCCGTAGTTGCTACTCGCAGATATGTTCTAGGTGAAACTTGTTTTGTGATCAATTAGTCTAAGTTTTTGATAGCTGATTaattcaaactaagaaggttAATTTACAATTTTCACATAAATTTGAACTTGGaacgttattattattaaattaactgTCCGATCAACTTGGTTGAGTTGTCTTAGATGGTATTATACTCAATTATATAGACTACAGAGTGCTGTTTAATTCAATATATTAGTTCAATTCATCCATGGTACGCTAAGCTTATGGTAAATTGAATATATCATTTAACAGATTCCCTGGCCAGCtgtcaatttaaaaatatataataaagtttgaataatataatataataaactttattttgtttCGGTTTGTGATAGGTATGCGGCATTCCACTCTTGACTACAGACTTGTAGCTTGGACTTGAACTAATAATTTCATATTCCtgtttttatctttattttttgtatgctatgataagGACAGTATAAAATTCTCACATTTATATAATGTGAAGATTGAACCAATCGCAATATATAACGAGACAAAGGACCAACaaattatttattgtcattattatttaaaaaaaaaaaaaaagtggcccTGGCTATACCataatactttgtataaaatgaaaattgagGACTTTGAGCAATTAAGACAATGATAATGCTAATTAAATGCATAAAATGTTTTGCACttatccttcaaaaaaaaaaaaaaagaagttttgCACTTAGAGTTGTACATATTCatgcaatttcatttgattatttatttattattattatttttttttttttgcagattcaaaCAATTCATAAAtgactaattaatataatggaCATAGATTCAAACAATCATATCATGGGCATAATAGCAAACTAATCTCCAGTTGTCAATGCAATCTTGGTACAGCCTTGACCATTGTTTCATCTCATACAATCTAAAATGGGTTAACATCATGAGAACATTTCAGttaattgattaattcaaaataaagttaATAGAATGTTTAGTTGGCAGTTGCATTGTGCTAATTTATCCTATTATAGGCATCAGTGAAGGCGGGGTAGTACTATGACTTTAGGGTAAGGATGTGTGAGTGCTCTCGAGTTTAAGTGCAAATCTTAAAATTAGGGGTGAGCCTCTTGTGAGACCATATCCATGTGACGAGTTGAAGCAAGATGGAAATGTAATACAGAGTACttatgatgaaaaatgtaatactaattataaataaattatttattacttatatgagaaagtgtaatactctggagaaaaaaatgtaaaacttttaaattaaaatgtattcCGTAATATTTAGGGGTTGAACAGTTACatgtgaaaaaaaatgtaacactaatcagagataaattgattgattgttacttataagagaaagcGTAATACttattatgagaaaaaaaaaatgtaatactttaaaattaaaatgtaatattaggcGTTAAAGAGTTATTTATGAGGAAAATTataataagagaaaatgtaatatttatgaaaaaccTGACGAATCGGATCCTCATCTCATAGGAGATTTTGCTTAAAATTAGTGGCTTAGGTAGCTAGCATGCATTGAGGTAGGACAGTGGAATTAAATGGAATGGACCAAACATCAGacattacaaattacaaaaataccTCTTTGATTATAACATTAGAACTATAAAAGAGCAAGCAAACTAAAGATGAGATGCCACATATACCAATTCAGATTCTATACTATTTATTAGTAATGTCTGACAGTGATATCAAGCTTGAGAATAGCCTTCAGGTTAGGTATGTCCATGAACTCAGTGGTCATAATCCCAAACCCCTTCACAAACCTAAAAAACCCAGTCCCTGAGACCACAGAAAACTCTCTTTCCTTCATGCTAAAAATATCTGCCCCTTGAATCTCCAAGCTGCTGCCTTTATACTCCCCTTCTGTGAAAATCACTGAGAAAACTAAGTGCAGCCCTTTCCCATCCAGCTGGGAGTTTATGTACAGGCCTTGGGCCCTACCAATCTCCTTGGACTTTGGATCTGGGCCCACTGTAACTGGATCATCCACTGCAATAATGGTCCCAAATTGGAGGACACTGGTTTTGGGCCCATCCCTTCCTGCCACTGAGATTGCTGATGTGTTTTCACCAGAGAGGTAATCATGGACATAGAACACAAGCTTGGTTTGCCTGGGTTTGAGCCTGTTGAGAGCCCAGAAGAGAGCAGGGAGGGCAAGAAGGGGGAAGAGAGAGTGAGAGGCAAGGGTGATGAGGGTTTTAGACATTATGGTTTGTTGATACTAGGAATGGAATGAAAATGTTGTTTGTTGGTGGAGAGGTTAAGGATTAAGCAAGAGGGTGAAGATGCTGCTGCCCAGGGAAAGAATAATAGCCCTAGGAAAATGACAAACATGATAGTATCttttatgatttattttattttaatcatgTGAAAGTTGTCATTATGCTACCAAAAGCAAGTGGGAATCTTGAATGCAATGAGGCTCTCATTTAACTAATCACTAAAATATTTTGGTTTATGAATTCAATGAAGTGCTAAATTGATACAATCAAACTCTGTAACACCATACAAACTGAATCCAAATTAATTTCACACAGTGATGGTAACACTAGtcgatatattaaaaaaaatatgaagtttttcttgaaattatataatttttggtTTAAATCATGTGCCATGTGAGGCTGCACTCTTGTACCAACTATCTAAACACCAATACACAGTGAGGGGTATTGGTGTTATTTAATAAGGCCTGATTCAAAATTTTATCCTCAAATAAACAATCTGGCTGTGATTTATCAACAGTACAAAGGAAATATTCAATTCCAAATGGAAGTGAGCAACAGAAGCTttcattgttttcattttctttcctcACAGCATGTAAAATTGTTGGAGAGAAAGAAATGCCACAAGAAGACACTATGCATGATAAATGAGCACATACTATCTAGTctacaaaaataaaacactGGCATGCCCACCTTGCACTATGTAGTATTCTATTCTATATAGCAGCTTTTGACTCTAAGAGTCTAAGGTTCCATCAAGTCCAGACATATAGGAAGTTCACTTACCTAAGGCATCCACAGCTAGATATATCAGCAAAAGCGAGAATTTGGAGAAACTTTTAAGTTGCCGCTCCACCTCGGGTGTAGTATTTGGGGTTTGACAATAACCTCAGCATCAGTTGTGTCATCCCAAAAGACCAAAAGGGAGTAGTGTTGCAACTTGACACCAAAATTGAACTATCCTACTTGGATGTTAGAACTCTACCTATGAGTTTCATGGTGAAATTCAATCAATCAGCAAAACTTGGCAGACTTGAAAGCAAGAGGGTATTTAAACGTGTTTGAGTAGGTGAATCTGATCATCTGGCTGGTCTTCAAAGGCTTCCCTTCATTAACCAAGCAGTCATCATAAGACAGCCTCTTAAATGTATTTGGATTTACTATTCTTGCAGAGGCAAACCAATCACAGTGGAGGTGAATATTGGAAGGAGCACAACCGGAAAAACACGTGTTAACTATCTCAACTACAAACTGTGGAATCCCATTTGTTGAATATGTGCTCTGTGAAATGCTTATATCCTTGATCGTGCAAGTgcctaatgaaaaaaaaatgcaaatacTGTAACCAATTTAGGAAaggaaattaatattttcagcATATCAAAGATTTACTCTTAGATTTAGTCTGAAAATTGGATAGCTAATATCAGTGAAATAAACAGACTTTTACCATGTACTAGAATTTTTCTGTGGCTTTTATATGCCTTATCGAGTTTAACATTTGTGGTTCTGTTGTTTATATCTCCCTGGGGTTTGTGCAAAAACTTCCCTGCAAAAGAAGGTTAGTAAAGGAGCttgagatgtcaaaagatgcatatatattatatgtaaaataattaAGTCTATTTTTCAGCTAGGTACCTGTCTCCCTCCATTGAAGTCCAAAACTACATATTGTAATGATGATAACCAAAGAGATGCCAGAGAGGAGAATATAACGATGGCATATGACAGACATTGCAGTCAAGAAGTAGTTCTCCAAATGGGTTTCTTATAACCTGTGATAATAAAGCAACAGCAAGAAGATTTTTAGGCTCCTTTACAGTGGATATCAATCTTTTAGTTTTTCTTACCAATAGACCACTGTAACCAATTTATTTTACAGAAATACAGAATGAATAAAGCCTATAACTAAGAAGGATTTGTTGCCATGTTGCTAATTTCTCTCAATCAAAATTCATCCCACCAAATCAAAGAATAGTAATTCTGCCACACCATAAGCCACAGTTGTAGCACTAATACATGCCAAATTGACATGGCCTAGTTTTATGGCTGAGAATCTGAGATCTACCCTATGTAAACTACCAAAAACAGGTTGCTTAACATACATAAAATTGCAACGTGAGAGTAAATAGCTTGAAATGCAGCTAGACATCTAACCCATTCAGCATTTTCATCATGATTGGATTGTTTAAGTTGTATATCAAGTCTTACAAgaagaatatattatattttgtttggcTAGTGAAATAAATGAGGTTTGGTAATCCTGATTTCCTTTACTGGAGTTGGAACTAGATGGTGGGTCCAATTCTAAAAGTTGAAACCAGGCTATAGGGAGGAGAATGGGAAGGGATAGAAATGCATAATCTCAATTTTCAGGATTAAAATAGCTAACCCCTCGAATACTCAGGCTAGATTAGTCTCACCTGTGATCTCAACTTTCaggattaaaataattaatcctTGAAGATTCGACTAGATTAGTCTCACTAGTGAGATTCACTATGGGGAGCAATGAGTGTGGGACTCCCACCTCAGTCTCTTCTGGCACTGCGATGCAGCAGGCAGAGCAGGGAGAGTTTGCAGTCTAGTTTTTGGAGTTTAGCTCCTTCATTCCTTCATGCTCATCCTCACTTTTGAGGATCCTGACATACCACATACTCCTCCGTACACCGCAAAACAACAAACTGAACACTAACCACACCTTCTGCAACTCATAAACTCCATTGAAACACATCTCCAGCCAACAGCAGTAAACACTTATCCTAAAAACAATTGCATTTGCAGAATCCAAGCAAATATTCGACATAAAATACGGAGAAATTCACACAAGCAACCATCCAAATGCAACCACTGACCGGAAAAACAGAGACCTAAAAATCTCGCGTTTACAAGGCTACGGGACATCACCGCAAAGCAAAACCATCAACAAAATCCACAACCGCAACATAAACAGACGGAAAACACATAAAATCGCCGAAAACAGGAACCAAAACGACGTAAgttaacaccaaaattatccacACCACATTCATTGAACACAAAACAAGGAAAGACACGAAGAGGAAGTAAAAACCTACTGCTAGCTCAAGAGTGCAGCGTAAAAGGACACGAGTGGCGTTCCGGTGAAACGCCGCCGCCAACCGTCGTCGACGGAGAGTTCGTTTTTTACGCGGGAAAAGAAGGTCTCCAGCTCCGACTGACCTCCAGGCGAACACCGGGGGGAGCACCTGATAACGGACAGCGTGAAGATGGCGAGAGTGAGTCCAAACTTGTATAGAATGAATAGTAAGGGACGGACGGATTGGCTCCTTTAGCTCATCATGTACACGTTTCAACTCCTAGGCCCTCGATTTTTCACTATCCGTTTCTCTTTCcttgaatataaaaaaaaaaaaagaaaaaagaaaaatcagaaCCCTTTCAAAGTCTCTCTGTCTTCTGATTCCCTTTTTCTAATCTATCATATCACCGCCAAAGAACCCCGTTTTGTATGCACAAATAGTCTTTTCAAAGCTTTAAGTCgaatttaatcaatttattatgaatttttaaaaattaatttttttgagtgattttgagaaaattttgtaaatgttatttaaaattgTGTAATTATTTGGAGCATATGAAATATAGGTTCTTTTATAATTCCATTCCATTCCATGCCTTACTTATAGGAAGGAATAAGGACGTGTGGCGTCATTTGCGGGGACCAGGGGAAGCGTTAAGGGAAATGCCACGTGGAATATTATGATGGAATGCAGATTGCAGAATGTTGGCGCTGCAAATCTTACGGGTACCACGATCACACGCTCTCTCCAAAATAATCATTTCGGGGATTCGATTTTAACCATTATAttgcttcttctttcttttcctctCTCTATCCCTTTCTGTGATTAATTTGTTTCCTACAAATGGTTATGACGTCATATTTGAAGCTCACTAATTAAGATGGATTTTAATTTGGGGATACCGCtaagaagatgatgatttgcTTGGCCTCTCATGATAATCATCGATGCTTAaggaaaatttgaaaaatagaatGCTTGCAGGACGAAGATTGTACAAGTGGGGACCACTGTAGCTATGTTAAAAGCATTTAATTGTGTACATAAACATGGTGCCATAAATCCCCATTCAAGGATAACTAACCAAATCCACTTGTCTGCTAAATTAGAAGATCTAATAGCGTCTTTCGACAAACATTCTATAGAGGGTACAAGACAAATTGTACCATAAATCAAAGTTTTCCTGCATTGTGAAACTCattcaaaaataacattcaaattctGTATTTGTAATTGACACTATACTTACGGTTAACCGTTTTTATAATTACAGACACACGTTTaagaatatgttaactgcaattaacatattctaatattttatatatgtagttaacaatttatgtatttatagttttaggattattttttaaaaaaactgttatctatgtaataaaatttttttttgagagtatgtaataaaattattgaattcTATCACAATTCACAAGCAACAATGAGGCGAGTGGAGAGCAACATACTCGGGTCACTGGGGAGACTGCCTGTGCTTCACTCTCCTCTATACAGCTGGACTGGCGTGTTTCTTTACCCGGATTTAGTTTCAGGAAGAacaaattactccgtattaattatgTAACACATTACGAGTAAAGCAGAAAGAGGACTTCTCAATCAGAAAAATGCGTAGAAACAGTGTATTAGGATGGTTCTCTACAATCCAACATGAGTTAAAACCTTGGATGATGAAAATTCTAGTTACAGAATTCAGAGAAGTAGGTCCAGGACACCAATTCTTAGCTTCAAGTGGTTGCTGGGTCTCAGTCATTTCTTCTTTTGATGCTTGTTGAAGAGTTCTGTTCTGTAATAAACTTCAAAACATTCACTAGTGCCCTTAACCGATCCCAAATGTTTAAGCTGTAGAGAGCCTCAACGAGGGACTCTTGAAACTCAAAGCCGTTCTCTGCCACAGGATACTGCGCAGAAGACAGACACAGCGAAATTAATATTGGTTACAAATTGAATGCGCATGTTCAAATTCAAAAGGTCAATTAGCTCACCTGTATAGGTTTCGGTATCTTAGTTTTGATCAAAGGCCACCATCGATCTTCCACCACTGATTTCACCAGGCAGCAAGCTCGCAACCCTTCAATACCAGCAAATCTCCCAAACCCACTCTCTTTTGCACCTCCAAATGGTAATGactgcattaaaaaaaaaaacagcggATTATGTGCTGGGAATTCAATCAAGCAAAGTTCACAGACTGATAATAAGTGCTCATAGCATTTACCTGACACATGTAAGTTGAAGCAAAGTCATTGATAGCAGCCATTCCACAATGTATCTGTGATGCTATTTGTCTAGCACGAAGCTGGCTTCCCGAAAACACTGCACAACCAAGCCCATATTTTGAATCATTTGCAAGCTTAATAGCTTCTTCATCAGAGCTGAATTTCATTATTGGCAAGATTGGTCCAAAAGCCTACAGAAGAACAGTCATGTGAAACAATCATCAAGATTTATCTCCATGGACCATGTTAAGTTAAAGGGACAATCATCAAAGTAGTAAATACCTCCTCCTGCATCAGTTTCATGGTGTGGTTTACATTAACAATCACAGTCGGAGGGAAGTACTGATCAACAGCACCTTCACCAATATTTCCGACACTTCCTCTACCAACAATTTCAGCTCCTTTGTCTAGGGCATCATTAACTAGATTTTGAAGCTTTTCAGAATGCTCTTGCATGCATATTGCTCCCATGTCATACTTTCCAACCAGAGGAGGACCCTGCAGAAGTTTATCGTTAATCAAAATTAACCTTTTTATAGGGACAAAAAGAGAGAAATATAAGAAAGTTGATTAATCAAATTTAATGAACTCAAACTTAGTTGAATACTTGAAGCTGTGAGAAAGATGAAtcttatgtatattatttgagaaaCAAACTTACAGCAGTAACAGATTTGACAATTTTAACAACTTCAGCAACAAAAGAGGAATATATATCCTTGTGTACGTAAAAACGTTCTGCCCCAGCACAGTTCTGCCCACTTGATTGTAAAGCTCCCCTAGCAGCCACTTGTGCAACCTGTATTAAGCTTAATTACTTCTAAGTTCTAAATAAATGATCATCTAGCAAATGCATGAGTACAGGGATCTTGTTAAATCAGAAAACACTAGGCACTAAAGCAAGCAGTAGAAATTCATACATGAGGCACATCTACATCTTCACAGACAATGAATGCATCTTTTCCACCAAGCTCCAATGTAACTGGTATTAGTCTATCTGATGCATTCCTCATAATCTGCATGTTTAACACCAAAACACTAAGCAATGAACAATTGCACTTCTCCCATCCCCTCAATGAGTCGGTGGAATTGGAtatccaaataaaataaatccagataaaaataaataaatcatatgaATATTTATCTAGCCTGGATAAGGACCCTACCGATCTGCCCACACCTGGTGATCCAACAAATATTACTTTGTCGACAGAAGACACTAGTGCTTCTCCAGTTTCAGCAAAGCTGATTCAAAAAGGTTGAATAGCTGTTGGATAGATCAACAAAATCTAAGAGAAGCCttgtaatcaaataaatgtgTACCCTGTTGTTATTTCAACCAAGTTCTCAGGAGCTCCAACTGCAGCAAGAGCTGTTTGAATTATTCGTAAATAGAAGCATCCAGACCAACTAGCATGTTCAGAGACCTAATATAAACATCTTTGTCAGATGGAGAATTCAGTACCAATATGCATGATGtgtgccccccccccccccaaaaaaaaaaaaaagctaagaaaaagtaattattcaATGAAGATTATTCAAAGATAAAGTACTTAGTACCTTAATCACAATGCTGTTCCCTGAGAAGACTGCAGCCAACATTGGATTGAATATATTGTGAAATGGATAATTCCATGAAACAATTGCACCAATAACACCAAGGGGGTGGAATTCCACTTTGGCTATCTTGTGAAGCATTGATCTTCCAGTTGAACTGCAAACCATAAAGTACAAACTTTTACATGCCTCTTACCCTGCTAGTCAAGAATTACTTAAaagtaaacaataaataatggCTGgcacttaaaattttaatagtagaAATAGAGTAGTGGTGGTGCATAATGTCAAAACTCTTGTCTGCACTTGATACAGGCCATTTTTAAACACAACCCCTGAAAAATTGCATCACAACTTAAGAGTATTCAGGTATCAATTATTAGGAGTAGAAATAGGAACATTAAATTGCTCATTGCTTGAGGAGACCAAAAGTTTGGAAAATGAATTGAAAAGAGACAACAAATGTAACACAAGTACTACACCTAGAATAGTTTTATTTTGGATGTAGGCAATGAAGTGTGCCAATTAGAAACTAAATTGGATATTGGAATGTCAAAAAAATGTTTGTGACAGCTGGACTTTCTAAACTGCTGTAAATTGTTCAAGTTGATGCTTTGTTGAGTCAAGAAAACTTAATAGTAGTAACTTCttaaattggatgaaaacaaCTGAATTATTGAATTGCTGAATGCACCAATAAGCATACCGGTACTCAGGCTTTAACCATTTTTCACCCTCTGAAAGAAGCCAAATGATTTTTTCACAAGTTGTCATTATTTCTCCCAAAGAAGCGTCAACCATTGTCTTTCCAGTATCACGTGAGGAAATTCTGATGCAAATAGCAGTAAATTAGAACAACACCGAAACTCAAATAATAACTCAATATAAGTAGAACTGACAAGGTTCAGAGTTTAAGCAAATAACTTGGTGCATCAAACAGTCAAAAAGCATCCAGTGCATAATCCTTAATGCAAAGTTGCATACTATACAGTAATTCTGTGTCAAGCAGCATActagtaattttaaaaaatgcatgaCATTTGCCTATGCCACTCTCATTTTTTAAAGTGGGATCTCTTCGATCAGGAAAAATACATGAAATAATCAACCTTTTAAGTTAACAGCACACAGTCGCTGGAGTTTGTTGCTGAGCATCTCAAGAATGTTGGTTGGGGTTACCAACATTTTTGCAAGTTTCATCTGTGTGCACTAAATTTTTTCCTCATCTTTTTCTTTACCACTTATTTcacaaatattcttaaaattttcaacatttcaaTCATATTATCATGCTCTTGGGAGAAATTATTCTTATTAAGCATATTTATATGGTCAGTTAGGATCTCCTTACTTGCATATAAGCTCTTGATGTTCAATTATATACTTCAGCAGTATACGCAGAAACTGTCGTCTTTGCTTGAAGCTACTCTTTGCCCATATCTTTTGAGCCTTCCTTGCCTCTGCTACACGTTCCTTAACCTGAGCATATAGTGAAGTGCAGTTATCAGTTGCACTCACTTGAAGAATCTTGCGAGTAACAAACCTTTACAGAGCCCAACAATTAAGGTTATTGTTGTTCATGTTCCAGTTGT includes:
- the LOC116003021 gene encoding dirigent protein 11-like; its protein translation is MSKTLITLASHSLFPLLALPALFWALNRLKPRQTKLVFYVHDYLSGENTSAISVAGRDGPKTSVLQFGTIIAVDDPVTVGPDPKSKEIGRAQGLYINSQLDGKGLHLVFSVIFTEGEYKGSSLEIQGADIFSMKEREFSVVSGTGFFRFVKGFGIMTTEFMDIPNLKAILKLDITVRHY
- the LOC116002980 gene encoding protein TAPETUM DETERMINANT 1-like encodes the protein MSVICHRYILLSGISLVIIITICSFGLQWRETGKFLHKPQGDINNRTTNVKLDKAYKSHRKILVHGTCTIKDISISQSTYSTNGIPQFVVEIVNTCFSGCAPSNIHLHCDWFASARIVNPNTFKRLSYDDCLVNEGKPLKTSQMIRFTYSNTFKYPLAFKSAKFC
- the LOC116000840 gene encoding aldehyde dehydrogenase 22A1; amino-acid sequence: MAFWWPLLVIAFAFAICRFLLMLIPPNVPSIDVDASDVLDDGNHTKEHGFIYIPSRRQTDKVQCYEPATMKYLGFIPALKPDEVKERVAEARKAQKIWAKSSFKQRRQFLRILLKYIIEHQELICKISSRDTGKTMVDASLGEIMTTCEKIIWLLSEGEKWLKPEYRSTGRSMLHKIAKVEFHPLGVIGAIVSWNYPFHNIFNPMLAAVFSGNSIVIKVSEHASWSGCFYLRIIQTALAAVGAPENLVEITTGFAETGEALVSSVDKVIFVGSPGVGRSIMRNASDRLIPVTLELGGKDAFIVCEDVDVPHVAQVAARGALQSSGQNCAGAERFYVHKDIYSSFVAEVVKIVKSVTAGPPLVGKYDMGAICMQEHSEKLQNLVNDALDKGAEIVGRGSVGNIGEGAVDQYFPPTVIVNVNHTMKLMQEEAFGPILPIMKFSSDEEAIKLANDSKYGLGCAVFSGSQLRARQIASQIHCGMAAINDFASTYMCQSLPFGGAKESGFGRFAGIEGLRACCLVKSVVEDRWWPLIKTKIPKPIQYPVAENGFEFQESLVEALYSLNIWDRLRALVNVLKFITEQNSSTSIKRRND